From Burkholderia sp. WP9, a single genomic window includes:
- a CDS encoding TAXI family TRAP transporter solute-binding subunit: MPRNNPVLHRARKGPIRPKRPWLFITGAILLVAVSGWLLAIILEPAFQHTIVITSGADQGIYRGFADRYGPILKRKGVTLDIRSSSGSIENYQRLKDPDSAYQVGFIQSGTTSPKETDNLKTIAAVSYEPIWVFYRGDTTIDRLAQLRGKRISIGVPGSGLLNVALQLLAYSGVSGDDAKLLQMDATKAYQGLETGQLDAAFFIGRPDADMQRTLLNSNLKLMSFAQADALVQKFPALSKVIFPRGSTSIANDRPSADVTLLAATALLVAKDSLHPAFVYLLLDAASAVHGREDYFTPLGTFPNVNTDEFPVSDESIRYFKSGRPFLQRYLPFWLASFIERRLLILLPFAALLLGVLQALPRIAETRIKNRLVVWYREVKLLEDEIWRSERPSQEQISQWSAEIEQIDANANQIRMPQRYLPDVYALKLAIEVVRGRISHMAAQINK; encoded by the coding sequence GTGCCAAGGAACAACCCCGTTCTCCATCGCGCCCGGAAAGGACCCATCAGGCCGAAGCGCCCGTGGCTCTTCATCACGGGTGCGATTCTGCTGGTGGCCGTGTCGGGCTGGTTGCTGGCGATCATTCTCGAACCCGCGTTTCAGCATACGATCGTCATCACATCCGGGGCAGACCAGGGAATCTATCGCGGCTTTGCGGACCGCTACGGCCCGATCCTGAAACGCAAAGGCGTGACGCTCGATATCCGCAGTTCTTCCGGTTCGATCGAAAATTATCAGCGGCTGAAGGATCCAGACAGCGCTTACCAGGTCGGCTTTATCCAGTCAGGCACGACCAGTCCGAAAGAGACCGACAACCTCAAAACGATCGCCGCGGTGTCGTACGAACCGATCTGGGTGTTCTATCGCGGCGACACCACGATTGACCGGTTGGCGCAATTGCGTGGCAAGCGGATTTCCATTGGCGTTCCTGGCAGTGGTCTGCTGAACGTCGCGCTGCAATTGCTCGCCTACAGCGGTGTCTCCGGCGACGACGCCAAGCTGTTGCAAATGGACGCTACCAAAGCGTATCAAGGTCTCGAAACGGGACAACTCGATGCGGCATTCTTTATTGGCAGGCCGGATGCCGATATGCAACGAACCCTGCTCAACAGCAATCTGAAGCTAATGAGCTTTGCTCAGGCCGACGCGCTAGTCCAAAAATTTCCGGCTCTCTCCAAAGTCATTTTTCCGCGCGGCTCGACGAGCATTGCCAATGATCGTCCGTCGGCGGATGTCACCCTGCTCGCCGCAACGGCTTTGCTCGTGGCGAAAGACTCGTTGCACCCGGCCTTCGTCTATCTGTTGCTGGATGCGGCCAGCGCCGTCCATGGCCGCGAAGATTACTTCACGCCACTCGGCACGTTTCCCAACGTCAACACCGACGAATTTCCCGTTTCCGACGAAAGCATTCGCTACTTCAAATCTGGCCGTCCGTTCCTGCAACGCTACCTTCCGTTCTGGCTGGCCAGTTTTATCGAGCGGCGTCTTCTGATTCTTCTGCCCTTCGCGGCTTTGCTGCTTGGCGTGCTTCAGGCGTTGCCCCGAATCGCGGAGACACGGATCAAAAACCGCCTCGTAGTCTGGTATCGCGAAGTGAAACTGCTGGAAGATGAGATATGGCGAAGTGAACGGCCGAGCCAGGAACAGATCTCGCAATGGAGCGCCGAGATCGAACAGATCGACGCGAACGCTAACCAGATACGCATGCCGCAGCGTTATCTTCCAGATGTGTACGCCCTCAAGCTGGCAATTGAAGTCGTTAGAGGGCGGATTTCCCACATGGCTGCGCAGATAAATAAATAG
- a CDS encoding ABC transporter substrate-binding protein gives MRRALHRRLSAPSRTAIAALSFTSALAAPLFAQAETTLYVANVGGSNEQVYRQKIIPPFEKAHNVKIVYVAGNSSDTLAKLQAQKGHQQINVAVMDDGPMYQAMQLNLCAKLDDAPVMKDLYPLAKLGPTAIGVGMVATGIGYNEEAFKKAGLPPPDSWKALTDSRIKGKLGVPPITNTYGLHTLVMLARLSGGGEKNIDPGFAAMTKDVAPNVLSWAPTPGEMDGQMQAGDVILAPYGSGRAVALQNTGFPLKFIYPKEGAVALQVAACAVAENAQPQLSQQFVQYLLSPEVQTLQAQGIGLGPVNKTVKLTPEIAARVPYGPEQISKLTAMDWTTINQHRTEWTERWNRSVER, from the coding sequence ATGAGAAGAGCGTTGCATCGCCGTCTGTCCGCCCCATCCCGCACCGCCATCGCGGCGCTTTCATTCACGTCCGCCCTCGCCGCGCCGCTCTTCGCACAAGCCGAGACCACGCTGTATGTCGCCAATGTCGGCGGCTCAAACGAGCAGGTCTACCGGCAAAAAATCATTCCGCCGTTCGAAAAGGCGCACAACGTCAAGATCGTCTACGTCGCCGGAAATTCGAGCGATACGCTCGCCAAGTTGCAGGCGCAGAAAGGCCATCAGCAGATCAACGTCGCGGTGATGGACGATGGTCCCATGTATCAGGCGATGCAGCTCAACCTGTGCGCAAAGCTCGACGACGCGCCCGTGATGAAAGACCTCTACCCGCTCGCGAAGCTCGGACCGACCGCGATCGGCGTCGGCATGGTGGCGACCGGCATCGGCTACAACGAAGAGGCGTTCAAGAAGGCCGGCCTGCCGCCGCCCGATTCGTGGAAGGCGCTCACCGACAGCCGCATCAAGGGCAAACTCGGCGTGCCGCCGATCACCAACACCTACGGTCTGCATACGCTCGTGATGCTCGCGCGTCTTTCCGGCGGCGGCGAGAAGAACATCGATCCAGGTTTCGCCGCGATGACCAAGGACGTCGCGCCGAACGTACTCTCCTGGGCGCCCACGCCCGGCGAAATGGACGGCCAGATGCAGGCGGGCGACGTGATTCTCGCGCCCTATGGCAGCGGCCGCGCAGTCGCATTGCAGAACACCGGCTTTCCGCTCAAGTTCATTTACCCGAAGGAAGGCGCGGTCGCGCTGCAGGTAGCGGCATGTGCCGTCGCGGAAAACGCCCAGCCGCAGTTATCGCAGCAGTTCGTGCAATACCTGTTGAGCCCGGAAGTGCAGACGTTGCAAGCGCAAGGCATCGGCCTGGGTCCGGTCAACAAGACCGTCAAACTCACGCCGGAGATTGCCGCGCGCGTGCCCTACGGTCCCGAACAGATCTCGAAGCTGACCGCGATGGACTGGACCACGATCAACCAGCATCGCACCGAGTGGACCGAGCGCTGGAACCGTTCGGTCGAACGCTGA
- a CDS encoding (2Fe-2S)-binding protein, with amino-acid sequence MTTQSTHTLFKPLPDAQGAAVASVDIWFNDRPLSVPGARSVAAALLAAGVSRFRATPVSGAARAPFCMMGACFECLVEIDGVPSRQACMVEVKAGMRIRSQEGARDLPPANLTDAPLENAHGR; translated from the coding sequence ATGACTACCCAATCGACTCACACACTCTTCAAGCCGCTACCGGACGCGCAAGGCGCAGCCGTTGCGAGCGTCGACATCTGGTTCAACGACCGGCCGCTGTCCGTGCCGGGCGCCCGCTCCGTGGCGGCGGCGCTGCTCGCCGCAGGCGTATCGCGCTTTCGTGCGACGCCCGTGTCGGGCGCAGCGCGCGCGCCTTTCTGCATGATGGGCGCGTGCTTCGAATGTCTCGTCGAAATCGATGGCGTGCCGAGCCGCCAGGCCTGCATGGTCGAAGTCAAAGCCGGCATGCGAATCCGCTCGCAGGAAGGCGCGCGCGACCTGCCGCCCGCAAACCTGACCGACGCACCGTTGGAGAACGCCCATGGCCGCTGA
- a CDS encoding NAD(P)/FAD-dependent oxidoreductase — protein sequence MAADFASDFASEAVDVVVVGAGPAGMSAATRAARAGLKTVLIDEQDAVGGQIYRGIGRADARRKEILGPDYAAGSAIADAFAASGARHVTHATVWQVTRERGVNYLKDGKISSVDAQCVILASGALERPFPIPGWTLPGVLTAGAAQILLKSAGEVPAAPPVLAGCGPLLYLLGWQYVRAGVPIRALVDTTRHEDRWRAKRHALAALRAWPFLSKGLQLIRTLREAGVPIFEAADDLRVEARIGTDHVERAAALHFTTQGTAHRIEADVILLHQGVVPNTQFTQALRASHRWDNAQLCFTPKVDAWGELDVPGIFVAGDGAGIGGAQAAALQGTLAGLAAAAQLGAITPATRDAEAVAHRRALAGVMRIRPFLDSLYRPRDVNRIPRDETIVCRCEEVTAGELRKFVELGCVGPNQAKSFGRCGMGPCQGRMCGLTVTEVIADARRVSPAEVGYYRIRPPIKPLTLGELAGE from the coding sequence ATGGCCGCTGATTTCGCATCCGATTTCGCTTCCGAAGCCGTCGACGTCGTCGTGGTGGGCGCCGGCCCCGCGGGCATGAGCGCAGCGACGCGCGCCGCGCGTGCCGGCCTCAAAACCGTGCTGATCGACGAACAGGACGCCGTGGGCGGCCAGATCTATCGCGGCATCGGCCGCGCCGATGCGCGCCGCAAGGAGATTCTCGGGCCGGACTACGCAGCGGGCTCCGCCATTGCCGATGCGTTCGCCGCCTCCGGCGCGCGCCACGTGACCCATGCGACGGTGTGGCAGGTCACGCGCGAGCGCGGCGTCAATTATCTGAAGGACGGCAAGATCAGCAGCGTCGACGCGCAATGCGTGATTCTCGCGAGCGGTGCGTTGGAGCGGCCCTTCCCGATTCCGGGCTGGACGCTGCCCGGCGTGCTGACGGCGGGCGCAGCGCAAATTCTGTTGAAGAGCGCGGGCGAAGTGCCGGCCGCGCCGCCGGTGCTGGCGGGCTGCGGGCCGCTGCTGTATCTGCTCGGCTGGCAGTATGTGCGCGCCGGCGTGCCGATCCGCGCGCTGGTCGATACCACGCGTCACGAGGACCGCTGGCGCGCGAAGCGTCACGCGCTGGCGGCGCTGCGCGCGTGGCCGTTTCTGAGCAAAGGCTTGCAACTGATCCGCACGCTGCGCGAAGCGGGTGTGCCGATCTTCGAGGCGGCGGACGATCTGCGCGTGGAAGCGCGCATCGGCACGGATCACGTGGAGCGCGCCGCCGCGCTTCACTTCACGACACAAGGCACGGCGCATCGTATCGAAGCCGATGTGATCCTGCTGCACCAAGGCGTCGTGCCGAACACGCAATTCACGCAAGCGCTGCGCGCGTCGCACCGCTGGGACAACGCGCAGCTCTGCTTCACCCCGAAAGTCGATGCATGGGGCGAACTGGACGTGCCCGGCATTTTCGTCGCGGGCGATGGCGCGGGCATCGGCGGCGCGCAGGCAGCGGCCTTGCAGGGCACGCTCGCGGGTCTCGCGGCGGCCGCGCAACTCGGCGCGATCACCCCGGCGACACGCGACGCGGAAGCCGTCGCGCATCGCCGCGCACTGGCGGGCGTGATGCGCATCCGGCCTTTTCTCGACAGCCTGTATCGTCCGCGCGACGTCAATCGCATTCCGCGCGACGAGACTATCGTGTGCCGTTGCGAGGAAGTCACCGCGGGCGAGTTGCGCAAGTTCGTCGAACTCGGCTGTGTCGGACCGAATCAGGCGAAGTCGTTCGGACGCTGCGGCATGGGTCCGTGTCAGGGACGCATGTGCGGCCTCACCGTGACGGAAGTGATCGCCGACGCGCGCCGCGTCTCGCCCGCCGAAGTCGGCTACTACCGCATCCGTCCGCCGATCAAGCCGCTCACGCTCGGAGAACTCGCTGGTGAGTGA
- a CDS encoding FAD-dependent oxidoreductase — MTLTSTASPDVLVLGGGLVGSAVAYGLAREGARVTVLDEDDGGFRASRGNFGLVWVQGKGYGLSPYARWSRSSATRWPGLAEALLQETGVNVALRQPGGFHFCFDDDELAEREKRLSTLQAELGDYPYQMLDAAEVRARIPQIGPAVIGASYTPMDGHVNPLKLLRGLHTAMQARGVRLVSGERAERIEPQAQGFVVHGKRGTYRAARVVLAAGLGNRTLAPFVGLDAPVAPNRGQVLVSERVAPFLEYPTLNVRQTDEGSVQFGDSMEEVGFNDFTTTHVLADIARRGVRAFPMLHDVRLVRMWAALRVYSPDGFPIYDQSEAHPGAFVVTCHSGVTLAAAHALRVAPWIMGAPMPEELPTFSARRFEHAGELTPAH; from the coding sequence ATGACATTGACTAGCACCGCCAGCCCCGACGTCCTTGTATTGGGCGGCGGCCTCGTCGGTTCGGCCGTGGCCTACGGACTCGCCCGCGAAGGCGCGCGCGTGACCGTGCTCGACGAGGACGACGGCGGCTTTCGCGCGTCGCGCGGCAATTTCGGCCTCGTCTGGGTTCAGGGCAAGGGCTATGGCCTGTCGCCTTATGCACGGTGGTCGCGCAGTTCGGCCACGCGCTGGCCGGGACTCGCGGAAGCGCTGTTGCAGGAAACAGGCGTGAACGTGGCATTGCGTCAGCCCGGCGGCTTTCACTTCTGCTTCGACGACGACGAACTCGCCGAACGCGAAAAACGCCTCTCGACACTGCAAGCCGAACTGGGCGATTACCCCTACCAGATGCTCGACGCTGCCGAAGTTCGCGCGCGCATTCCGCAGATAGGCCCCGCGGTGATCGGCGCGAGCTATACGCCAATGGATGGTCACGTGAACCCGCTCAAGCTCCTGCGCGGACTGCACACCGCCATGCAGGCGCGCGGCGTGCGGCTCGTGTCGGGCGAACGCGCGGAACGCATCGAGCCGCAAGCGCAGGGCTTCGTCGTGCATGGAAAGCGCGGGACGTATCGCGCGGCGCGGGTCGTGCTCGCTGCCGGGCTCGGCAATCGCACGCTCGCGCCGTTCGTCGGACTCGACGCGCCGGTCGCGCCCAATCGCGGCCAGGTGCTGGTGAGCGAGCGCGTCGCACCGTTTCTCGAGTATCCGACGCTCAACGTACGCCAGACCGACGAAGGCAGCGTGCAGTTCGGCGATTCGATGGAAGAAGTCGGCTTCAACGATTTCACGACCACGCATGTGCTCGCCGACATCGCCCGGCGCGGCGTGCGCGCGTTCCCGATGTTGCATGACGTGCGGCTCGTGCGCATGTGGGCCGCGTTGCGCGTCTACAGTCCCGACGGTTTTCCGATCTATGACCAGTCCGAGGCACACCCCGGCGCGTTCGTCGTCACCTGCCATAGCGGCGTGACGCTGGCGGCCGCGCATGCGCTGCGCGTCGCGCCGTGGATCATGGGCGCGCCGATGCCCGAGGAATTGCCCACTTTCTCCGCGCGCCGCTTCGAGCACGCCGGAGAACTGACTCCCGCTCATTGA
- a CDS encoding LysR substrate-binding domain-containing protein has translation MNLKHIEAFRAVMVSGSMTAAAKALFTSQPNVSRLIAQLERDTGLQLFQRSGVRLIPTSEGEAFFREVERAFVGLQGLVAAAAQIRNLGSGRLRIAAMPSAGMTLVPHAIKRFVELFPEVTVSLHVNTSSTVNHWTASQFCDLGVAVYVSEASDCEVEQLSDVAAVCVLPAAHRLAAKRSIKPEDLEGESFISLCHGDGTRAQMDEVFQRAGVQRVLAIEAQYTAMCCEMVRHGMGVTLAHPIVARDFAGPGIEIRPFLPATRFQTYLLFPPHRPRERLASAFVEVLRGLHEELLAEVVAPARSVAGRRRVRVRSGA, from the coding sequence ATGAATCTCAAGCACATCGAGGCGTTTCGCGCGGTGATGGTGTCGGGATCGATGACCGCCGCGGCCAAGGCGCTCTTCACTTCGCAGCCGAACGTCAGCCGTCTGATCGCGCAACTGGAGCGCGATACGGGCTTGCAGCTCTTTCAGCGCAGCGGCGTGCGTCTGATTCCAACCAGCGAGGGCGAGGCGTTCTTTCGCGAAGTCGAACGCGCGTTCGTCGGCTTGCAAGGGTTGGTGGCTGCCGCGGCGCAGATTCGCAATCTCGGCAGCGGGCGTTTGCGCATCGCGGCAATGCCTTCGGCGGGCATGACGCTGGTCCCGCATGCGATCAAACGCTTTGTCGAGCTATTCCCGGAAGTCACCGTGTCGCTGCACGTGAATACGTCGAGCACTGTCAATCATTGGACGGCGTCGCAGTTTTGCGACCTCGGCGTGGCCGTGTATGTCAGCGAGGCATCCGATTGCGAGGTCGAGCAACTGTCGGATGTGGCTGCCGTGTGTGTGTTGCCCGCGGCGCATCGGCTGGCGGCGAAGCGCAGCATCAAGCCGGAGGATCTGGAAGGCGAGTCGTTCATCTCGCTGTGTCACGGCGACGGCACGCGTGCGCAGATGGACGAGGTGTTCCAGCGCGCGGGCGTGCAGCGCGTCCTCGCGATCGAAGCGCAATACACTGCGATGTGCTGCGAGATGGTGCGTCACGGCATGGGGGTGACGCTCGCACATCCGATCGTCGCGCGCGACTTCGCAGGACCTGGGATCGAGATTCGCCCTTTCTTGCCGGCTACGCGTTTTCAGACCTATCTGCTGTTTCCTCCGCACCGGCCGCGGGAGCGGCTCGCATCGGCGTTCGTCGAGGTTTTGCGGGGCTTGCACGAGGAATTGCTGGCGGAGGTCGTGGCGCCGGCGCGGAGTGTGGCGGGACGCCGGCGGGTACGGGTGCGGAGTGGGGCGTGA
- a CDS encoding RidA family protein has translation MTDIVRIETNQRMSRVVKAAGLVFVGGQTSADHTADVKLQTAKVLEKIDNFLEKAGIDKTRLVSAQVWLADITRDFAGMNEVWDAWVPQGSAPARATVQAKLAAPELLVEIAVVALA, from the coding sequence ATGACCGATATCGTTCGTATCGAAACCAATCAACGTATGAGCCGCGTCGTCAAGGCGGCCGGCCTCGTATTCGTCGGCGGCCAGACTTCCGCCGATCACACCGCTGACGTGAAACTCCAGACCGCGAAGGTGCTGGAGAAGATCGACAATTTTCTGGAGAAGGCCGGCATCGACAAGACGCGACTCGTCTCCGCACAGGTCTGGCTCGCGGACATTACCCGCGATTTCGCGGGAATGAACGAGGTATGGGACGCATGGGTTCCGCAAGGTAGCGCACCCGCGCGCGCGACGGTGCAAGCGAAGCTTGCCGCGCCCGAGTTGCTGGTCGAAATCGCGGTGGTGGCACTTGCCTGA
- a CDS encoding FAD-binding oxidoreductase gives MSDTTDIQEADVLVVGGGLHGTSSAFHMARRGAKVIVLEADYVARHSSGVNAGGVRTLGRPLPEIPLALMSREIWHGMTDLLGEDGGFVPSGQLKIAETDDELEACRERVALLESHGFTHEKVIDRESVLELEPALARHVTGGIWVERDGYALPYRTTTAFRLAAQRLGTRFLEGTPVRRIEQRGTRWFAVTSHGTFSAQKLLVTAGAWSGELAKQVGEPVPVHPEGLMLMVTHRVAPFCSATLGATGRPLSFKQFDNGTVVIGGKLIGIADLANRHGEVDFVRLVRSARTVTDLFPHLRNLGVNRAWAGVEAFTEDELPVISASRKASDLYYSFGYCGSGFQLGPGCGKLVSELMLDGAPSISLDAFAIDRFGRTAESSFSGASSLATH, from the coding sequence GTGAGTGACACGACCGACATTCAGGAAGCCGATGTCCTCGTGGTCGGCGGCGGGCTGCATGGCACGAGCAGCGCGTTCCACATGGCGCGGCGCGGCGCGAAGGTGATCGTGCTCGAAGCCGACTACGTCGCGCGTCATTCGTCGGGCGTGAATGCAGGCGGCGTGCGCACGCTGGGCCGTCCATTGCCCGAGATTCCGCTTGCGCTGATGTCGCGGGAAATCTGGCACGGCATGACCGATCTGCTCGGTGAGGATGGCGGCTTCGTTCCTTCCGGTCAGTTGAAGATCGCGGAAACGGATGACGAACTCGAAGCATGCCGCGAGCGCGTCGCCCTGCTCGAATCGCATGGATTCACGCACGAAAAGGTCATCGACCGGGAAAGCGTGCTCGAACTCGAACCGGCGCTCGCACGGCATGTCACTGGCGGAATCTGGGTGGAGCGCGACGGCTACGCGCTGCCCTATCGAACCACCACCGCATTCCGGCTCGCCGCGCAACGACTCGGCACGCGGTTTCTGGAAGGCACGCCGGTGCGCCGCATCGAACAGCGTGGCACGCGATGGTTCGCCGTCACGTCACACGGCACGTTCAGCGCGCAAAAGCTGCTCGTCACCGCGGGCGCGTGGTCCGGCGAATTGGCGAAGCAGGTCGGCGAGCCCGTGCCGGTGCACCCCGAAGGTTTGATGCTGATGGTCACGCATCGTGTTGCACCGTTCTGCTCCGCGACGCTCGGCGCAACGGGCAGGCCGCTGTCTTTCAAGCAGTTCGACAACGGCACCGTGGTAATTGGCGGCAAGCTGATCGGCATTGCGGATCTGGCCAATCGTCACGGCGAAGTCGATTTCGTTCGTCTCGTGCGCAGTGCGCGCACCGTGACCGATCTGTTTCCTCATCTGCGCAATCTTGGCGTGAACCGCGCGTGGGCCGGCGTCGAAGCGTTTACCGAAGATGAACTGCCGGTCATCTCCGCGAGCCGCAAGGCGTCGGATCTGTATTACTCGTTTGGCTATTGCGGCAGCGGCTTTCAGCTCGGGCCGGGCTGCGGCAAGCTGGTGTCCGAACTGATGCTCGACGGCGCGCCGTCGATTTCGCTCGATGCGTTTGCCATCGATCGCTTTGGCCGCACCGCGGAGTCGTCCTTTAGCGGTGCTTCGTCTCTAGCGACGCATTAA
- a CDS encoding ABC transporter ATP-binding protein translates to MAFLTLQNISKRYGDFTAIEHLDLSVERGELLSLLGPSGCGKTTTLQMVAGFVTPTTGSILLDGRDITHERPEKRGIGVVFQSYALFPHMTVAGNVGFGLEMRKVKRKERDERVAEALSLVRLNGLGHRYPKELSGGQRQRVAIARAIAMQPELLLLDEPMSNLDAKLREEMHIELRAIQKRLGITTILVTHDQVEAMTMSDRIAVMHRGVIAQLSTPYDAYERPATPFASTFLGRTNAFSGEVLRRNPRCAEVEVAGTTLHVPHEGRHVNGAVNVYIRPEKVHLANGDARVRGRISTRVFVGNQWLLEVDTELGKLRIAQPNHGAPPPEEGDEVGLAWTDDDLRVLTRDNQESPHGHA, encoded by the coding sequence ATGGCCTTCCTGACTTTGCAAAACATCTCGAAACGCTACGGCGATTTCACGGCAATCGAACACCTGGATCTTTCCGTCGAACGCGGCGAACTGCTTTCGCTGCTCGGACCGTCCGGCTGCGGCAAGACCACTACGCTGCAAATGGTCGCGGGCTTCGTCACGCCGACCACCGGCAGCATCCTGCTCGATGGCCGCGACATTACGCACGAGCGTCCCGAGAAACGGGGCATCGGCGTGGTATTCCAGAGCTACGCGCTGTTTCCGCACATGACGGTGGCAGGCAACGTCGGCTTCGGGTTGGAGATGCGCAAGGTCAAGCGCAAGGAGCGCGATGAGCGCGTTGCCGAGGCGTTGTCGCTCGTGCGCCTGAACGGCCTCGGGCACCGCTATCCGAAGGAACTGTCGGGCGGCCAGCGGCAGCGCGTGGCGATTGCGCGCGCTATCGCGATGCAGCCCGAACTGCTGCTGCTCGACGAGCCGATGTCCAACCTCGACGCCAAGTTGCGCGAAGAGATGCACATCGAATTGCGCGCGATCCAGAAGCGGCTCGGCATCACGACGATTCTCGTCACGCACGATCAGGTCGAAGCGATGACCATGAGCGATCGCATCGCGGTGATGCATCGCGGCGTGATTGCGCAACTGAGCACGCCTTACGACGCGTACGAGCGCCCCGCCACGCCGTTTGCCTCGACGTTCCTCGGGCGCACCAACGCGTTTTCCGGCGAAGTGCTGCGCCGCAATCCGCGCTGCGCCGAGGTAGAGGTCGCGGGCACTACCCTGCATGTCCCGCACGAAGGCCGTCATGTCAACGGCGCGGTGAACGTGTACATCCGTCCGGAAAAGGTGCATCTGGCCAATGGCGATGCGCGGGTGCGCGGCCGCATCTCGACACGTGTTTTCGTCGGCAATCAATGGCTGCTCGAAGTGGACACCGAACTCGGCAAGCTGCGTATCGCGCAACCGAATCACGGCGCGCCACCGCCCGAGGAAGGCGACGAAGTCGGCCTCGCGTGGACCGACGACGACCTGCGCGTGCTCACGCGAGACAACCAGGAGAGCCCTCATGGCCACGCTTGA
- a CDS encoding ABC transporter permease, producing the protein MKQNGILGLVYNAFFLTFILAPLAVVMLVAFTDKGFISMPFDGASLRWFRAILENGDIVAAFWLSVRLAFAAATIGVLLAVPAALAIARYRFPGRAALTSFFLSPMMIPAVVLGIAFLRFLSLLHLSGSFWSLVCAHVIIVLPYALRLALSSAVGLDRDAERAALSCGASRFTAFRRVVLPMIRTGVAGGWVLSFIQSFDELTMTIFVATPGTTTLPVAMYNQIAQTIDPLVASVSAVLIVGTVLLMILLDRMVGLDRILIGETR; encoded by the coding sequence ATGAAACAGAACGGCATTCTCGGCCTCGTCTACAACGCGTTCTTTCTGACTTTCATTCTCGCGCCGCTCGCGGTGGTGATGCTCGTGGCGTTCACCGACAAGGGCTTCATCTCGATGCCTTTCGACGGCGCGTCGCTGCGCTGGTTCCGCGCGATCCTCGAGAACGGCGACATCGTCGCGGCATTCTGGCTCTCGGTGCGGCTCGCGTTCGCGGCGGCGACGATCGGCGTGTTGCTGGCGGTGCCTGCCGCGCTGGCGATCGCCCGCTATCGCTTTCCGGGCCGCGCCGCGCTCACGAGCTTCTTCCTCTCGCCGATGATGATTCCGGCAGTCGTGCTCGGCATCGCGTTCCTGCGCTTTCTGTCGCTGCTGCATCTGTCCGGATCGTTCTGGTCGCTGGTGTGCGCGCACGTGATCATCGTGCTGCCGTATGCGCTGCGGCTCGCGCTGTCGTCGGCGGTCGGGCTGGATCGGGATGCCGAACGCGCCGCGCTCTCCTGTGGCGCGAGCCGCTTCACCGCCTTTCGCCGCGTGGTGCTGCCGATGATCCGCACCGGCGTGGCGGGCGGCTGGGTGCTCTCGTTCATCCAGAGCTTCGACGAACTGACCATGACCATTTTCGTCGCGACGCCCGGCACCACCACGCTGCCCGTCGCCATGTACAACCAGATCGCGCAGACGATCGATCCGCTGGTCGCTTCGGTGTCGGCGGTGCTGATCGTCGGCACGGTCCTTTTGATGATCCTGCTCGACCGCATGGTCGGCCTGGATCGCATTCTGATCGGAGAAACCCGATGA
- a CDS encoding ABC transporter permease gives MATLDDARPGAAPWLLSGPALLLFIGLLLVPMLLTLMLSFRVFSDTAGVTAAYTLANYWEVISDPYYGTIFLRTAGLAFAVTLLSIVLGVPETIVLARMKRPWQSLCLLIVLGPLLISVVVRTLGWQILLGNNGVLNNVLQALHITSEPIRLVFTMTGMIIALTHVLVPFMVMSVWATMQKLDPQVEWAGRSLGGSPFAVFRRVVLPQIMPGVLSGSIIVFALSASAFATPALIGGRRLKVVATAAYDEFLGTLNWPLGATIAVLLLIANVAIVMGCSRLAERRFQHIFD, from the coding sequence ATGGCCACGCTTGACGACGCCCGCCCCGGTGCCGCGCCGTGGCTGCTATCGGGCCCCGCGCTGTTGCTGTTCATTGGCTTGCTGTTGGTGCCGATGCTGCTCACGCTGATGCTGTCGTTCCGCGTCTTCAGCGATACGGCGGGTGTCACGGCCGCCTATACGCTCGCGAACTACTGGGAAGTCATCAGCGACCCATATTACGGCACGATCTTCCTGCGCACCGCCGGCCTCGCCTTCGCCGTCACGCTGCTGTCCATCGTGCTCGGCGTGCCGGAGACCATCGTGCTCGCACGCATGAAGCGTCCGTGGCAGTCGCTCTGTCTGTTGATCGTGCTGGGCCCGCTGCTCATCTCCGTGGTGGTGCGCACGCTCGGCTGGCAGATTCTGCTCGGCAACAACGGCGTGCTGAATAACGTTCTGCAAGCGCTGCACATCACCAGCGAACCCATTCGCCTCGTGTTCACGATGACCGGCATGATCATCGCGCTCACCCACGTACTGGTGCCGTTCATGGTGATGTCGGTCTGGGCGACGATGCAGAAGCTCGATCCGCAGGTGGAATGGGCCGGCCGCTCGCTCGGTGGCTCGCCGTTCGCGGTGTTCCGCCGCGTGGTGCTGCCGCAGATCATGCCGGGCGTGCTGTCGGGCTCGATCATCGTATTCGCGTTGTCGGCCTCGGCGTTCGCCACGCCCGCGCTGATCGGCGGCCGGCGCCTCAAGGTGGTCGCCACCGCGGCCTACGACGAGTTCCTCGGCACGCTCAACTGGCCGCTCGGCGCGACTATCGCCGTGCTACTGCTGATCGCCAATGTGGCGATCGTGATGGGTTGCAGCCGGCTCGCCGAACGCCGCTTCCAGCACATCTTCGACTGA